A genomic segment from Leptolyngbya boryana PCC 6306 encodes:
- a CDS encoding type II toxin-antitoxin system RelN family antitoxin encodes MMKAIETTATLTETGQLILDEPLNLAQICRVRVIILVAEPEEDLEDTSIEEIREGLYQGWQNVLAGSTKPVSQLWENIDID; translated from the coding sequence ATGATGAAAGCGATCGAAACCACTGCAACTCTTACTGAGACCGGACAACTCATCCTGGATGAGCCGCTCAATCTTGCTCAAATCTGTCGAGTTCGCGTAATTATCCTCGTTGCTGAACCCGAAGAAGACCTCGAAGACACCTCGATCGAAGAAATACGAGAAGGACTTTATCAAGGCTGGCAAAATGTCCTAGCTGGCAGCACTAAACCTGTCTCTCAGCTTTGGGAAAACATAGATATTGATTAA